A genomic window from Flavobacterium sp. I3-2 includes:
- a CDS encoding pentapeptide repeat-containing protein, with the protein MENIYNQKFECFVGLSIAEYESCIFESGDFTKHNLIGFVFIDCVFLNSNFNMVEVGNTSFKQVKFIDCKMLGVRFDTCNPFLFEAIFENCYLNLASFYKMKIRKAVFKNCNLVETDFTEAHLMESDFSESNLFRAIFKQTNLVKANFNSAKDYTIDPDNNDIKKAKFSIPGVFGLLDKYNIVIK; encoded by the coding sequence ATGGAAAATATTTACAATCAAAAATTTGAATGCTTTGTTGGTTTATCAATTGCCGAATATGAATCTTGTATTTTTGAATCAGGAGATTTCACAAAGCATAATTTAATTGGATTTGTATTTATTGATTGTGTTTTTTTGAATAGTAATTTCAATATGGTTGAAGTCGGAAATACTTCATTTAAACAAGTCAAATTTATTGATTGTAAAATGTTAGGTGTAAGATTTGATACTTGCAATCCCTTTTTATTTGAAGCTATTTTTGAAAATTGTTATTTAAATCTGGCTTCGTTTTATAAGATGAAGATTCGTAAAGCCGTTTTTAAAAATTGTAATTTAGTTGAAACCGATTTTACAGAAGCTCATTTAATGGAATCTGATTTTTCTGAATCAAATTTATTTCGTGCAATTTTTAAACAAACCAATTTAGTAAAAGCAAATTTCAATTCGGCCAAAGATTATACAATTGATCCAGATAACAATGACATTAAAAAAGCAAAGTTTTCTATTCCAGGTGTTTTTGGTTTACTAGATAAATATAATATTGTTATTAAATAA
- a CDS encoding GNAT family N-acetyltransferase — MEIVHKEFENKGAFIAQSEGKKAGEMTYSKAGESLIIIDHTEVDSAFGGQGVGKKMVFAAVDFAREKNIKILPLCPFAKAAFEKDASIQDVL, encoded by the coding sequence ATGGAAATCGTACATAAAGAATTCGAAAACAAAGGTGCATTTATAGCTCAATCTGAAGGTAAAAAAGCAGGTGAAATGACGTATTCAAAAGCAGGTGAAAGCTTAATTATCATTGACCATACCGAAGTCGATTCAGCATTTGGAGGACAAGGTGTTGGTAAAAAAATGGTTTTCGCCGCAGTTGATTTTGCGAGAGAAAAAAACATAAAAATCTTACCTTTATGTCCGTTTGCTAAAGCAGCATTCGAAAAAGACGCAAGCATCCAAGATGTATTATAA
- a CDS encoding DUF6174 domain-containing protein: MKNVLLKLFCFLGLGLAFGCNSDDNSSTKNELIFEFDRVQFEKNREAWLSNDFQNYNYFEYQMSSSTGPLEYQIEVRNGIAKNVSEPDVKSKSISQIYEEIQKNVDYYTSPDYKPEGKEHYSLYVRYDSEFHYPTYYSLTLYNAPPGGGGFSKEFSEFELIE, translated from the coding sequence ATGAAAAATGTATTATTGAAATTATTTTGCTTTTTAGGTTTAGGTTTAGCTTTTGGATGTAACAGCGATGATAATTCATCCACTAAAAATGAATTAATTTTTGAATTTGATAGAGTACAATTTGAAAAGAATCGTGAAGCTTGGTTATCAAATGATTTTCAGAATTATAATTATTTTGAATATCAAATGTCTTCCTCTACAGGTCCATTAGAGTATCAAATTGAAGTTCGAAATGGCATAGCCAAAAATGTTTCTGAACCTGATGTAAAGTCCAAATCAATTTCTCAAATTTATGAAGAAATTCAAAAAAATGTTGATTATTACACAAGTCCAGATTATAAACCAGAAGGGAAAGAGCATTATTCTTTATACGTTCGATATGATTCCGAATTTCATTATCCAACGTATTATTCATTAACGCTATATAATGCTCCTCCTGGTGGTGGTGGCTTTTCAAAAGAGTTTTCTGAATTTGAACTAATAGAATAA
- a CDS encoding class I SAM-dependent rRNA methyltransferase gives MEYAVVRLKKGKERSIQRKHPWVFSGAIHSISEELTDGQMVQVVDNDDNLLGTGYFSDKGSIAVRILTFGNEAFSDSFWKQRLQAAWKLRTQLFSLEETNAFRLIHGEGDDIPGLIIDFYNNNFVVQAHATGIYFQLKNIAKAIQEAFPEYCETIYCKSAQTLPKTGTDFFLFGTNEKTIANENNILFNVNWIEGQKTGFFLDQRENRKLLKHYSKGKRVLNTFCYTGGFSIYAMSAGAELVTSVDISQKAVDLAAANMELNFPGSNHQAVASDVFDFLKENKHEYDLIVLDPPAFAKSIKSKHTATQAYKRLNIAGMKALAPNGILFTFSCSQVIDDVLFYNTVAAAAIESGRKVRVLHKLSQGPDHPVNMFHPEGSYLKGLVLYIED, from the coding sequence ATGGAATACGCAGTAGTTAGATTAAAGAAAGGAAAAGAACGCTCAATTCAACGAAAACATCCGTGGGTATTTAGCGGTGCTATTCATAGTATCAGTGAAGAGTTAACAGACGGACAAATGGTTCAAGTAGTTGACAACGATGATAATTTACTTGGAACTGGCTATTTCAGTGACAAAGGAAGTATTGCTGTTCGTATTTTAACTTTCGGTAATGAAGCTTTTTCAGATTCATTTTGGAAACAACGTTTACAAGCTGCTTGGAAATTACGCACACAACTTTTTTCTTTAGAAGAGACAAATGCTTTCCGTTTAATTCACGGTGAAGGTGATGATATTCCAGGATTGATTATCGATTTCTACAACAACAATTTCGTAGTTCAAGCACATGCAACTGGAATTTACTTTCAACTAAAAAATATCGCTAAAGCTATTCAAGAAGCTTTTCCAGAATATTGCGAAACCATTTATTGTAAAAGTGCGCAGACACTTCCAAAAACAGGAACAGATTTCTTTCTTTTCGGAACAAATGAAAAAACAATTGCTAATGAAAATAACATTTTGTTTAATGTAAACTGGATTGAAGGTCAAAAAACAGGTTTCTTTTTAGACCAACGCGAAAACAGAAAACTTTTAAAACATTATTCAAAAGGAAAACGTGTTTTAAATACATTTTGCTACACCGGAGGTTTCTCTATTTATGCGATGAGCGCAGGTGCAGAATTGGTAACATCCGTAGATATTTCTCAAAAAGCAGTTGATTTAGCTGCAGCTAATATGGAATTAAATTTTCCTGGTTCAAACCATCAAGCAGTCGCGTCAGATGTTTTTGATTTCCTAAAAGAAAATAAACATGAATACGATTTAATTGTACTTGATCCACCAGCTTTCGCTAAAAGCATCAAAAGTAAACATACAGCAACTCAGGCTTACAAACGTTTAAATATCGCTGGGATGAAAGCTTTAGCACCAAACGGAATCTTATTTACGTTTTCTTGTTCACAAGTTATTGACGATGTTTTGTTTTATAACACTGTTGCGGCGGCTGCTATTGAATCAGGTCGTAAAGTTCGTGTGTTACATAAATTATCACAAGGTCCAGACCATCCAGTTAATATGTTTCATCCAGAAGGATCTTATCTAAAAGGTTTGGTTTTATATATCGAAGATTAA